One part of the Phragmites australis chromosome 3, lpPhrAust1.1, whole genome shotgun sequence genome encodes these proteins:
- the LOC133911858 gene encoding protein SNOWY COTYLEDON 3-like: MVAAAAAATAPDPAHPARPPLTPALDKPNSAAARRPARSIKPVSSRYLSAAAAASPASSTSSSTSSSSSLRSLSAQRARASTPPPQHSTSPTTTAAASAATATATTMRSLSVSFQGESFFFKTSRAPRASSPSSPAARRGPTPERRKSVSSVPEADSARPQHRWPAVKPKASDPLARSLDCSLDRKDSILAAVHLLRRSMAFDSTTSLSPSDPAAAAAPDLSASSDTDSVSSGSNSGAGDPPRRGISVPARFWQETNSRLRRLPEPGLPLPSSARRSFSDSPMSPRLPGRSPSPCRGSRGTASPSRGRGGEASPNGHTVQAPANAPSIISFAAEVRRAKKGENRIEEAHRLRLLDNRHLQWRCINARTDAALLVQSFTAEKTLHSAWKEISRLRDNVISKRCRLQLQKQKLKLFAILKGQMSYLEDWSHIEKHHSSSMSAAIKALKASTLRLPVVDGAKADVQGVKEAVNSAVDMMHTMTSSTCTLLSKVEGATSVVSELAKLATQEQMLLDQSRDLLSTVAAIHVKRCSLQAHMLQRKQKQSST, from the exons ATGGTGGCTGCCGCGGCAGCGGCCACCGCGCCAGATCCGGCCCACCCCGCGCGCCCGCCGCTCACTCCGGCGCTCGACAAGCCCAACTCCGCCGCTGCGCGAAGGCCCGCGCGCTCCATCAAGCCCGTCTCCTCGAGGTACCtgtccgccgcggccgccgcgtcccCGGCCTCCTCCACTTCGTCCTCGACTTCCTCGTCGTCGTCTCTCCGCTCCCTGTCCGCGCAGCGCGCCCGCGCCTCCACCCCGCCACCGCAGCACTCCACATCGCCAACCACCACCGCGGCGGCTTCGGCGGCGACCGCCACCGCGACCACGATGCGGAGCCTCTCGGTGTCGTTCCAGGGGGAGTCCTTTTTCTTCAAGACGTCGCGCGCACCGCGGGCCTCCTCGCCGTCATCCCCGGCCGCGCGGCGCGGGCCCACGCCGGAGCGCCGGAAGAGCGTGTCCTCCGTGCCGGAGGCCGATAGCGCGCGGCCGCAGCACCGATGGCCCGCCGTGAAGCCCAAGGCGTCGGACCCGCTCGCCCGCAGCCTCGACTGCAGCCTCGACCGCAAGGACTCCATCCTGGCTGCCGTCCACCTGCTCCGCCGCTCCATGGCCTTCGACTCCACCACCTCCCTCTCCCCGTCCGACCCGGCAGCTGCAGCCGCGCCCGACCTCTCCGCGTCCTCCGACACAGACAGCGTCTCGTCTGGTAGCAACTCGGGCGCTGGTGACCCCCCGCGCCGCGGCATCAGCGTGCCGGCGAGGTTCTGGCAGGAAACCAACAGCCGCCTGCGCCGGCTTCCGGAGCCCGGGCTGCCACTACCGTCGTCTGCCCGGAGGTCGTTCTCAGACAGTCCAATGTCGCCGAGGCTGCCGGGCCGGTCCCCATCCCCATGCCGGGGAAGCAGGGGCACTGCGAGCCCATCAAGAGGCCGTGGTGGGGAGGCATCGCCAAATGGGCATACGGTGCAGGCGCCAGCAAACGCGCCATCTATCATCAGCTTTGCGGCAGAGGTGAGAAGGGCGAAGAAAGGGGAGAACAGAATCGAGGAGGCACACAGGTTGCGGCTGCTGGACAACCGGCATTTGCAGTGGCGGTGCATTAATGCTCGGACAGATGCGGCGCTTCTGGTGCAGAGCTTCACTGCCGAG AAAACCCTGCACAGTGCATGGAAAGAAATATCGAGATTGCGTGATAATGTCATTTCCAAAAGGTGCAGACTCCAGctccaaaaacaaaaactcaAGCTGTTTGCTATTCTTAAGGGACAA ATGTCATATCTAGAGGACTGGTCTCATATTGAAAAACATCATTCAAGTTCTATGTCAGCAGCAATCAAAGCACTGAAGGCTAGTACTCTTCGCCTTCCGGTTGTTGATGGTGCAAAG GCTGATGTGCAAGGTGTGAAGGAAGCTGTTAACTCAGCGGTGGACATGATGCACACAATGACATCCTCGACATGTACTTTGCTATCAAAG GTTGAGGGAGCAACTTCTGTGGTGTCTGAGCTTGCCAAACTCGCAACACAAGAACAAATGTTGTTGGACCAATCAAGGGATCTCTTGTCCACGGTTGCAGCAATACAT GTTAAGCGGTGTAGTTTGCAAGCTCATATGCTACAACGAAAGCAAAAGCAGAGCTCGACATAG
- the LOC133911857 gene encoding probable N-acetyltransferase HLS1 isoform X1 yields MRDVVDEEEGVVMVIREYDPKADRDGTEAVDRECEVGPAGGMSLHADLLGDPVARIRHSPAYLMLVLYVAETSGPGGRIVGLIRGTVKSLATGKSLPGAPAFANVGYILGLRVAPSHRRMGIALQLVRRLEQWFELMGAEYAYMATDKSNEASLRLFTGRCGYSKFRTPSLLVHPVHSHRLRAPRRAAIVRLGADDAERLYRRRFAQVEFFPADIGAVLDNQLSHGTFLAVVDDGYEWRGMEHFLASPPASWAVASAWDCGGVFRLEVRGASRLRRGAAAASRALDRVAKWLRVPSVPDFFRPFAGWFVYGLGGDGDDAALAAEALFVSIVNMARGKAAAVAVEVAALDPLRRRIPHWRRLSCTEDLWCMKRLGGDGHADGWDWARSAPGNSIFVDPREV; encoded by the exons ATGAGAGACGTCGTGGATGAGGAGGAAGGGGTGGTGATGGTGATCCGGGAGTACGACCCCAAGGCGGACCGCGACGGCACGGAGGCCGTCGACCGGGAGTGCGAGGTCGGCCCGGCCGGCGGGATGTCGCTGCACGCCGACCTGCTCGGGGACCCCGTAGCGCGCATCCGCCACTCGCCGGCCTACCTCATGCTGGTACTGTAC GTAGCTGAGACGTCCGGGCCGGGCGGCCGGATCGTCGGCCTCATCCGCGGCACCGTCAAGTCCCTCGCCACCGGCAAGAGCCTCCCTGGAGCCCCCGCCTTCGCCAACGTCGGCTACATTCTCGGCCTCCGCGTCGCGCCTTCCCACAG GAGGATGGGCATAGCGCTACAGCTGGTGCGGCGGCTGGAGCAGTGGTTTGAGCTCATGGGCGCGGAGTACGCATACATGGCCACTGACAAGTCCAACGAAGCGTCGCTGCGGCTCTTCACCGGCCGGTGCGGCTACTCCAAGTTCCGCACGCCCTCCCTCCTCGTGCACCCCGTGCACTCGCACCGCCTCcgggcgccgcgccgcgccgctaTCGTTCGGCTTGGCGCCGATGACGCCGAGCGGCTATATCGCCGGCGGTTCGCGCAGGTCGAGTTCTTCCCCGCCGACATCGGCGCCGTCCTCGACAACCAGCTCTCCCACGGCACGTTCCTGGCGGTCGTCGACGACGGGTACGAGTGGCGTGGGATGGAGCACTTCCTGGCGTCGCCGCCCGCGTCGTGGGCCGTGGCGAGCGCGTGGGACTGTGGCGGTGTGTTCCGCCTCGAGGTGCGGGGAGCGTCGCGCCTGCGCCGCGGAGCCGCGGCGGCCAGCCGCGCTCTGGACCGCGTGGCGAAGTGGTTGCGCGTCCCGTCTGTTCCGGACTTCTTCCGCCCGTTCGCTGGATGGTTCGTGTACGgcctcggcggcgacggcgacgacgccgCGCTGGCCGCTGAAGCGCTCTTCGTGTCGATCGTCAACATGGCGCGAGGCAAGGCCGCTGCCGTTGCCGTCGAGGTGGCGGCCCTCGACCCCCTTCGGCGCCGCATCCCGCACTGGCGCCGCCTCTCGTGCACCGAGGACCTGTGGTGCATGAAGCGGCTTGGCGGCGATGGCCACGCGGACGGTTGGGATTGGGCCAGGTCGGCCCCCGGCAACTCGATCTTCGTGGACCCCAGGGAGGTGTGA
- the LOC133911857 gene encoding probable N-acetyltransferase HLS1 isoform X2, translated as MRDVVDEEEGVVMVIREYDPKADRDGTEAVDRECEVGPAGGMSLHADLLGDPVARIRHSPAYLMLVAETSGPGGRIVGLIRGTVKSLATGKSLPGAPAFANVGYILGLRVAPSHRRMGIALQLVRRLEQWFELMGAEYAYMATDKSNEASLRLFTGRCGYSKFRTPSLLVHPVHSHRLRAPRRAAIVRLGADDAERLYRRRFAQVEFFPADIGAVLDNQLSHGTFLAVVDDGYEWRGMEHFLASPPASWAVASAWDCGGVFRLEVRGASRLRRGAAAASRALDRVAKWLRVPSVPDFFRPFAGWFVYGLGGDGDDAALAAEALFVSIVNMARGKAAAVAVEVAALDPLRRRIPHWRRLSCTEDLWCMKRLGGDGHADGWDWARSAPGNSIFVDPREV; from the exons ATGAGAGACGTCGTGGATGAGGAGGAAGGGGTGGTGATGGTGATCCGGGAGTACGACCCCAAGGCGGACCGCGACGGCACGGAGGCCGTCGACCGGGAGTGCGAGGTCGGCCCGGCCGGCGGGATGTCGCTGCACGCCGACCTGCTCGGGGACCCCGTAGCGCGCATCCGCCACTCGCCGGCCTACCTCATGCTG GTAGCTGAGACGTCCGGGCCGGGCGGCCGGATCGTCGGCCTCATCCGCGGCACCGTCAAGTCCCTCGCCACCGGCAAGAGCCTCCCTGGAGCCCCCGCCTTCGCCAACGTCGGCTACATTCTCGGCCTCCGCGTCGCGCCTTCCCACAG GAGGATGGGCATAGCGCTACAGCTGGTGCGGCGGCTGGAGCAGTGGTTTGAGCTCATGGGCGCGGAGTACGCATACATGGCCACTGACAAGTCCAACGAAGCGTCGCTGCGGCTCTTCACCGGCCGGTGCGGCTACTCCAAGTTCCGCACGCCCTCCCTCCTCGTGCACCCCGTGCACTCGCACCGCCTCcgggcgccgcgccgcgccgctaTCGTTCGGCTTGGCGCCGATGACGCCGAGCGGCTATATCGCCGGCGGTTCGCGCAGGTCGAGTTCTTCCCCGCCGACATCGGCGCCGTCCTCGACAACCAGCTCTCCCACGGCACGTTCCTGGCGGTCGTCGACGACGGGTACGAGTGGCGTGGGATGGAGCACTTCCTGGCGTCGCCGCCCGCGTCGTGGGCCGTGGCGAGCGCGTGGGACTGTGGCGGTGTGTTCCGCCTCGAGGTGCGGGGAGCGTCGCGCCTGCGCCGCGGAGCCGCGGCGGCCAGCCGCGCTCTGGACCGCGTGGCGAAGTGGTTGCGCGTCCCGTCTGTTCCGGACTTCTTCCGCCCGTTCGCTGGATGGTTCGTGTACGgcctcggcggcgacggcgacgacgccgCGCTGGCCGCTGAAGCGCTCTTCGTGTCGATCGTCAACATGGCGCGAGGCAAGGCCGCTGCCGTTGCCGTCGAGGTGGCGGCCCTCGACCCCCTTCGGCGCCGCATCCCGCACTGGCGCCGCCTCTCGTGCACCGAGGACCTGTGGTGCATGAAGCGGCTTGGCGGCGATGGCCACGCGGACGGTTGGGATTGGGCCAGGTCGGCCCCCGGCAACTCGATCTTCGTGGACCCCAGGGAGGTGTGA